The Sandaracinus amylolyticus genomic interval ACGGATACACGCTCGCGCGCAGCGGCCATGCACCCGGCGCGAACGAGAGCTGCGCGCCGACGATGCGCTCGCCCTCGCGCACGACCTCGATCGTCCCCGCGCGGCGCGCCGCCTCGACGAGCCCGCGGTTGAGCCACGCGACGCGCGAGAGGCGTGTATCGCGATCGCAGAACGAGAGGCACGCCCTCGCGACCGGGTTCTCGGAGAACGCACGTCCGAGCATCTCGCCCGCCGCGCGTCCTTCGTGATCACGCATCGCCTCGATGCGCCAGCTCATGCCTTCTTCCCGATCGTGAACGGCGACTTTCCGCGCACCACAAGGTCCCACCACTTGAAGGTCATCGCGAGCGCCGCATCGAGCTCGCGCGTCTGATCGCTCGGCGCGAGCGAGTCTCCGTCGGGCTCGCAGTACGCCGCGAGCGGCGAGGCGCGCAGCATGTGCAGGATCCCACCGCTCCAGCCCTTGCCCGCGTAGACGAGGCACACCGGCATGTCGAGCTGCTCCATGTCGGCGAGCGCGTAGGGGATCTTCTCGTCCGCAGTGCCCGCCGTGTCCTGGTACTTGCACTCGAGGCCCATCGCGACGCGCGTCTGCTCCTCGAGGATCAAGATGTCGAGCCGCCGGTTCTTCCCGATGATCGTCTTGCCGAGATAGACCTCGCGATAGACCGTGATCCCGCGGTGCCCGAAGTTGTGCACCACGTACGACGCGATCAGGTTCGCGTACTGCGTCCCGGTGAGCGGCATGCGTGCCGCGCTTACCACCCAAAGCTCGAGACGTCACCGCGAGCGTCAGAACGCCAGGAGCGTGCGCGGGAAAGGCGGCGCCCCGAGCCGCGTCGCGCCCGTCGTCCCCAGCCGCTCCTCGGCGATCGCGAGCGCCTTCTCGCTGATGTCGTTGCCCCAGAACGATCGCCCGACCTCGATCGCCGCGAGCCCCGCGGAGCCGGTGCCCATGAATGGGTCGATGACGATCTCACCCGGCGCGGTGCTCTGCTCGATCAGCACGCGGTTCACGCGCACCGGCTTCTCGGTGGGATAGCCCCGGTGGATGCGCTTCTCCACGATCACGTCGGAGATCCCGAGGTCGTTGAGCCGGCGCTTCCCCTTCTCGAAGAAGAGGATCATCTCGTACGTCGACCGGTAGTGGTAGCCCATGCCCATCGTCACCTTCGACCAGATGAGCGGCTTCCAGAACTTGAACCCGACCTTCTCGCCGACCGGCTTGGCGTGGAACGCGGTCTCCTGATCGCAGAAGAGATAGAAGTGCGTGTTCTTCCGCATCACGCGGTGCACCTCGCGGAAGAGCTCCTCGAAGCGCGCGTTCGGGAAGACCGTGAACCAGTCGTTGCTCGACGACTTGCTGTGCTTGAGCCGCGTCGTCGTGCCCACCGCGCGGTGCTTCTCGAGCGACTCGTACGGCGGGTCGGTCACGACGAGATCGACCGACGCGTCCGGCAGGCCACGCAGCCACGCGACGGCATCGAGCCGGCTGAGCCAATACGAAGCGGTCGGAACGGCGGCCTCGGGCACGGGGTCAGGCATTAGCACGGGGGCCTCGTCGCGCCCTCGGGTCTCGGACTGACGTGTTGCCGGCGGCCCCGGCCGTCCTCAGGATCGCAGGGCGTGACCTCCGATCATCCGATCGTGCTCTTCGACGGAGTCTGCAACCTCTGCCACGGCGCGGTGCAGTTCATCGTCGATCGCGACCCGCGCGGCACCTTCCAGTTCGCGTCGCTGCAGTCGGAGCGCGCCGCCGCGATGCTGCGCGAGCACGGTCGCACGCCCCCCGAGGGCGATCCCGAGAGCGTCGTGCTGCTCGAGGACGGGCGCCTCTACGAGCACTCGACCGCGGCGCTGCGCATCGCGCGTCGTCTGGGCGGGCTCTGGCCGGTGCTCTACGCGTTCGTGATCGTCCCGCGCTTCGTGCGCGACGCGGTGTATCGATTCATCGCGCGCCATCGATACCGATGGTTCGGCCGCACCGAGCAGTGCCGCGTCCCCACGCCCGAGCTCCGCGCGCGCTTTCTCTCCTAGGTCCCGCAGGCGCGCACGATCGCGATCGACTCGCGACAGAGATCCGAGCTCACGCAGTCCTGCTCGCAGGTGCCGGTCAGCGTGAAGCAGTCGGGCGAGATCACGCACTCGAGATCGGCGCCTCCGCCCGTGCACTCGGCGCTCCCATCGCGCGCGTGCGCCGGGCACGTCGACACGGTCGTGCAGTCGGTCGGCGGGCGGCACTCGAGCGAGCCCGAGTCGCGCACCCAGCGCGCCGAGCCGGTCGCGCACACGCGATCGACGTAACACGCGCCGGTGCGGCCGCGCGCGGGATCGGGGCTCACGTCGCCGGCGCGGACGCGCAGCTCGTCGAGCGTGCCGCGGAAGGGCTGGTGCACGCCGGGCGCGCCCGCCGCGATCCGCAGCGCGCCGCGGCCGCGCGCCGGCATCTCGCACGCCGGGGTGTCGTCGCATCCGATGCGCACGCCCTCGCGCGCGAGGCAGAGGCGCGGCGTCCGGTGATCGACGAGCACCTCGATCTCCTGCGGGCGCACGTCGAAGTCGACGATCGGATGCGCCTCGTCGATCACCTCGAGCGCGGGCGTCGACGGATCGCCGCCGCACGCGCCCGCGGTGACGCGGAGCCGCCTGCCCTGGATCATCACGCCGAGATCTCCGTCGGCCTGCCAGAGCAGCGCGTGCGGGAGCGATCCTCCGTAGCTCTGCTCCGCGCTCCACCACAGCTCGACGGTCGCTGCGCCGCCGTCCTCGGGGAGCGCAGCGCTGCGCTCGAGCCAGCGCGCACCCTCGAACACGATCGCGCTCCCACACGCCGCGCGCGGCGAGAGGTGCACCGCCGCGGTGAGATCACCGCCCCACGCGAGCTGCGCGTCGAGGCGCGTGCCCGGACGATCGAAGAACGCGCGCGCGATCGCCGGCTCGTTGCGCCACCACGCGATCGGGCACGGCGTCACGTCGTCGGTGAACCCCGACGAGAGCAGGCGCGCCTCCGAGCCCTCGCCCGCGACGAGCTCGATCATCCGCCGCACGCGTACGACGCGCGCGACGTCGGTCCGCATGTCGCCGAGCGCCGTGCCGGTCGCGAGCAGGTAGTCGTCGTACCGATCGACGTGATCGCAGCGCGTCGTCTCGCGCCCGGTCGCGTCGCACGCATCGTCGTCGCCGGGCGTGGCGCCGTGCACGTACGCGCGCCGCGCGATCACCGCGCCGCTCGCGTCGAGCGCCTCGAGCGCGAAGATCGCCGCGCCGCCTGCGACGTCCAGCTCGGGCACCAGCGCGGTGTGCGAGACGCTCTCGTCGAGCGCGAGCTCCTGGTACGCGCGGACCCAGCTGCCCGCCGGCGCGCCGCGAAGATCGATCTCGAGCGCGTGACGATCACCCCACACGATCGCGCCGACGCGCGTGTCGACGTCGGTCAGCCCGCTGCTCTCGATGCACCAACCGTCGAGCCCGGGCCGGACCGTTCCGTCGCCGGGATCGCTGCAGCGCGACGTGCCGCCGTCGGCGCCGGCGTCCACGCCCGCGTCGATCGGCGTCTCGTCGCCTCCGTCGGGCGGCACGCTCGCGCCCGCGACGCACACGTTGCGTCCGTCGCGCGCGTCGCACTGCGCGCCGCGCGCGCAGTCGTCGTCGTCCACGCACGTCGCGCGGCATCGCTCCTCGCCGCACACCAGCGGCTGCGGGCACTCCGAGTCGTCCTCGCATGCGTCCTGCGGCAGCGTGCAGACCCCTGCGCCGTCGACGAGCACGCACTCGCTCGCGAGGGGACAGTCGCGCTGCTCGACGCACTCCGAGCGGCACCGCCCGAGCACGCACGCGAACGGCTCGGGGCACTGCGAGGTGCGCTCGCATCGCGATCCGAACTCCAGGTCTCCCGGGCAGCCGACCAGCGTGACGAACAGCGTACAGACGAGGACCGCGAGCCACGGACGGAGCGACATCGCTGGCAAGGGTGAGGGCAGGGCGCGCCCCGGCAAGCGGACGCGTGCTCGTCGCGGAGATGCGGCCGCTCGTCTACCCTGGTGTGGTGCGCGCGCCTCCGCTCTCCGCGTGGCTCTCCACGTCGCTCGGGCTGGCGCTCGCGCCGCTGCTCATCGGCCTGCCGCTGCTCGCGTCGGGCGTGGGCGAGCTGCTCGCGTGGGGTCACGACCTGCCGCTCGGTGCGGCGCTCTCGTCGCAGCGCCGCGCTCGCGCGGGCGCGGTCGCGATCGTCGTGCTCGCGCCCGCGGTGCTCTTCGGGCTCGTGCTCGGTGCCGTGATCGTCGATCCGATCGAGCACCTCGTCGGCGACGACGATCGCGCGGCGGCGGTCGTCGCGCTGCTCGCGCCGATGATCTCCGCGCTGCTCTTCGCGCCGTTCGTGCTCGCGCCGTCGCTCGTGCTCCGCACCGTCGGGCCCTCGCTGGCAGTGCGCGCGATCGAGCTCGCCGCGCACGTCGGGGTCGGGCGCACGCTGGTGCTCGGCGCGATGCTGGGCGCGCTCGGCGCGCTGCCGTTCGCGCTCGCGATCGTCGGCGCGTTCGTCGACGAGGCCGTCGCGGTGCTCGCGGTGCCCGTGGGGGTCGTCATCGACGTCGCCCTCGCGCCGTGGGCCCTCCGCGCCATCGCGCGCACCGCGGATCGGGCGCTCGCGTCGATCGACGACGCCGCGCGCTCCGCGGCCACGCTCTCCCGGCTCGGCCGGTTCGCGATCGCGCCGCTCGCGCTGCTCGTCGCGACGATCGTGCTCGCGCTGAGCACGCCGCTCCCGCTCCGCGAGGATGGGCCGATCGTCGGCGGCACGCCGACCGAGCGCGCGCCGTGGATCGTGCCCGGGACCCGCGTGCACATCGCGTACGACTGGCGCTGGGTCGACGTCACGCGCGAGGACGGCGCGAGCGAGCACTACTACGTCGGGCCCTTCCTCTCGATCGATCGTGCCTCGGCGCGCCATGCGACGCGCGATGGGCGCGAGGTGATCGTCGTGCGGCTCGGCAACGACTATCACGAGTCGTGCGAGCTGGTGATCGACCCCTCGGGACGCCGCGTCGACGACGGGCTGCGCGATCGCATCGAGCGGCGGCTCCCCGCGGGGATCGTCGCGCTCTTGGTGCTCGCGTGCTCGCTCGGCGTGGTGTTCGCGGCGCGCAACGGGCGCGCGCAGGCGCGGGTGCGAGAGGTGCTCGCGGTGCTGAGCCCGGAGCGCGAGGGCGAGCTCGTGCGCGGCGTGCTGCGGACGCGCGGCTCGCCCGTGCTCGTCGGTGCTCGCGGTGTGCACGCCGCGGGAGGCGCGTGGATCGAGGCGGACGGCGGCGCGCTGCGCATCGCGCTGCCCGACGAGCCGGTCGCGGCGGTCGCGATCGATCCGACGCTGCCGCCCGCGCTGCTCGAGGGCACGCCGGTGCTGGTGCGATCCCACGGCGCCCGCCTCGGCGGCGTCACGCTGCGCGACGCGCACACGCCGTGGCCCGCGGGCGCGCTCGCGGTGTGGGGCGATCCCCAGCGCGCCGCGACCGCGCACGTGCGCGCGCTGTTCCCGTCGCTCACCCGGCTGGGCCTCGCGATCGGCGTGCTCCTCGTGATCACGTCGCTCGCGATCGCGATCGAGATCGTTTGAGCTCCAACGATCTCAGATCGCTTCGCGCCGCAGCCGATCGCAGAGCTGCGCTTCGTAGAGCGACCCCGGCAGCAGCGTGCCCTCGTCGCGCTCGAAGTGCCCCGCGGGCCCGTCGAACGGCCCGTCGCCGGTCACCGTGCCGACGGTGCCGATCGCGTAGTTCTGCCCGAGCGGAGGGCGCTGCACGACGGCGCGCCGCCCGCCGACGTCGTAGCGCCACAGCACCGAGTGCACCGACGACCAGCCGTGCAGCGTGCCGTAGTCGCCGCGGTTGTAGAGCCCGACGACGATCTGCGTCGCGGGCGCGGTCTCCACGATCGAGTCGAAGAGCAGCCCCTGCGACCAGCGGCGATGCCCCTCGCTCGACGCGCGCGCGCCGCTCGAGCGACCACGAAGGAACACCACGCCCGAGACCTCGGCGATCCCGTTCGAGACGAAGTGGTGGCGACCGCCCTGCGCTTCGACGTCTTCGAAGAGCACCTGCTGCGCGCCGCGCTCCACCGCGAAGTTGTACATGCGCGAGCCGGTCACGATCGCGACCGGCTCGATCGCGCGCACGTCGCGCACCGTCACCCGCGTCGACGCGGTCACGCGCACGCCCGCGAAGCCGAAGTGCAGCGCGGTCACGTCGCGCACCCACGCGTCCTCCGCGCCCACCACGCCGATCGCGCTCCACGCGTGATCTTCGTCCTCGCCGCCCGCGGTCTGGATGTCGATGCGCAGCGACTCGACCCCGACCTCGCGCGCGACGTCGGGCCCTTCGATCACCGACAGCGTCGAGACGCCGTGCGCGCGATCGAGCGTGTCGAACACCGGCACGTCGAGCGTCACGTCGCGCCCGTCGATCGCGTGCACGTAGCGCAGGTGCACGAGATCGATCTCGCCCGCGGTCCACGCGCTGGATCCACCGCCGCCGCCGAGCGCGCCGATCCACGCCGACGTCGACGGACGGCGCAGCAGCACCGGATCGCCGACCGCGAGGCCCGACGCGTCCTCCACCTCGATCGTGCGAGCGCCGACCAGCACGCGCTCGGTCGTGACGTCCACGGTGCTCCCGCTGCGCAGCCGCGACCACGCGTTCGACGCGCCGCTGCCGACGACGATGACCGTGCGCTGGTGCGGCGTGTCGCCCGTCGCGCGGAGGATCGTGTCGCTCGCCGCATCGCTGCCGTCGCCCGCGCCGCGCAGCACGATGCCGCTCTCCTCGATGCGCAGCGTGCCCGCGATCTCGTAGGTGCCCGCCTCGAGCACCACCGCGCCGCGCTCCGCGAGCGGTCGCACCGCGACCTCGTCGATCGCGGCCTGGATGCGCGCGGTGTCGTCGCCGTCGCCTGGCGCGACGCGCTCGACCTCGGGCACCTCGGGCAGCGCGACGCCGCCGTATCGATAACCGGCGTAGCCGAAGTCCGGCACGCGATTGCCCTGCGCATCGCTCGCGTACTCGAGCCGCCCGTCGTCGCCGTAGAAGACGCGCGACGACTGCCACGTGCCGCTGCGATCGGCGGGCGGGAGCGCGTCGCAGAAGGCGGGCAGCGTCGGGCCCGGCGTGGTGCCGCCGTCCTCGTCGCGCGTCGCGCCGTCGGGCGGGCTCGGCGACGCGTCGGGCTCGCTGCTCGACGCGTCGGCGCGCGTGCTCGCATCGCGTGGGGCGCTCGCGTCGAGCTCGGTCGTCGCTCCGTCGTCGCCGCAGGCGAGCAAGGTCACGACGATCGCGAGCCAACCCAGGACGGTGCGGATTCGGAGGGCCACGTCGGACAGTGGGCCCTCCGTCCGCGCTCGGGTCAATTTCACTCGGCGGCGGGCAGGACCTCGAGGCGCGCCTCGGCGCGCGCGGTGCGCACGCCGTCGTCGACGACGATCTCCACCGTCGTCGTGCCCGGGCCGGGCATCCACACCTCGAGGTCGCGCCCGATCGCGCCCATCGCGCTGTCGCCGAAGCGCACCGCGCGCACCACCGGGAGCGCCGCGCCTTCGACGTCGATCGTGAAGCGCGCGGGCTCGCCGCTGCGCACGACCTCGGGCGCGCTCGCCCGCACGACCAGATCGCCGCTCGGTCGCACCGGCTCCGCCGTCACGCCGCCGCACCCGAAGCGCGCCACGCCGCTCGACGCGCCGACGATGAGCCCGTCGTCGACGAAGCGCAGCGCCATCGCGACCGGCGGTCCGAACCCCGACCCGTCCTCGCGTCGGTCGAAGGGCATCGCGAGCTCCGCGGCGATCGCGCCGCTCGCCGCGTCGCGCACCACGATCGCGCCCTCCGTGTCGACGTGCGCGATCCACGCGCCGGTCGGCGAGAGCGCGACCGCCGACTCGATGCTCGGCAGGTACGACACCGGGTTCGCGATCGCCATCCCGACCTCGATCGGCTCGCCGATCGGCTGGAGCGTCGTGGTGTCGAACCGCCGCAGCACGCCGTCGCGTCCGGTCACCGCGAGCACGCGCTCGTCGTCCGAGATCGCCGC includes:
- a CDS encoding PD-(D/E)XK nuclease superfamily protein, whose amino-acid sequence is MPLTGTQYANLIASYVVHNFGHRGITVYREVYLGKTIIGKNRRLDILILEEQTRVAMGLECKYQDTAGTADEKIPYALADMEQLDMPVCLVYAGKGWSGGILHMLRASPLAAYCEPDGDSLAPSDQTRELDAALAMTFKWWDLVVRGKSPFTIGKKA
- a CDS encoding DNA-methyltransferase, whose amino-acid sequence is MPEAAVPTASYWLSRLDAVAWLRGLPDASVDLVVTDPPYESLEKHRAVGTTTRLKHSKSSSNDWFTVFPNARFEELFREVHRVMRKNTHFYLFCDQETAFHAKPVGEKVGFKFWKPLIWSKVTMGMGYHYRSTYEMILFFEKGKRRLNDLGISDVIVEKRIHRGYPTEKPVRVNRVLIEQSTAPGEIVIDPFMGTGSAGLAAIEVGRSFWGNDISEKALAIAEERLGTTGATRLGAPPFPRTLLAF
- a CDS encoding thiol-disulfide oxidoreductase DCC family protein, translating into MTSDHPIVLFDGVCNLCHGAVQFIVDRDPRGTFQFASLQSERAAAMLREHGRTPPEGDPESVVLLEDGRLYEHSTAALRIARRLGGLWPVLYAFVIVPRFVRDAVYRFIARHRYRWFGRTEQCRVPTPELRARFLS